ACCTCCCACCACCCGTGACCGAGAATTGCGAGCCTACTCCATTCGATGAGATTGGTCCCTTTTATCGGTCAGGGGCTCCGGTAAGGGATGCGGTGGGCAAGGGGTATCTGCTGAAGGGTCGTGTCCTCTCGACTTCCGGATGCCGTCCCCTCCCTGGCAGCCGTATCGAGTTCTGGCTTGTCAATCCGAGAGGGGAATACGACGATGCCCACCGGGCGACAGTATTTGCCGATGCTAATGGGCAATACCGATTTGAATCCGGTCGCCCTGTCGAATATGTAAACAGGAAGCCCCATATTCACCTTCTGGTTAAGGCCGCGGGGCATGAAGAGTTAATCACCCAGCATTATATCAGAGCCGGAGAAGGGCAGGCGGAGTTTGACTTGGTGTTAGCCCCTTTGCCGTAAGGTGCTCTGTGACAGCTTACGGCAAAGGGACAGGGCGATACTGCTGCGCCTATTCTGTGTTACACAGTAGGGACTATCGGGTTTTGGGGTGGTCCCGCTCAGTCCACCTTCTTACAAACTTTTCCTTGAGTGGAGTTGAAGGCTGGTGCTTGCAGCAGCCGAGTTTATAGATAAAAAAGAGCTAATAGGAGAAACAATCATGAAGATCGTCGCAATCAATGGCAGTGCCAGAAAGGGGGGCAATACCGCGCAGCTCTTGACCATGGTTTTGGAGGAATTAACCAAGGCCGGTCATGACACCGAACTGGTCGAGATGTCGGGGCATGTGGTTCAAGGTTGCATTGCTTGCTATCAGTGCTTTGAGAAAAAGAACAAGTGCTGCGCTATCAAAACGGATATGCTCAACGACTGTATCGATAAGATGCTGGCGGCTGATGCCATTCTGCTGGGCTCACCGACTTATTTCGCGGATGTTTCAGCGAACATGAAGGGGTTGATCGAGCGTGCAGGGATGGTGGCTCGTGCCAATGATAACATGTTTAAGCGTAAACTTGGAGCAGGCGTTGTGGCGGTGCGGCGTGGCGGGGCCTCACATGTCTTTAGTACGTTGAATAACTTTTTCCTGATCGGGGAGATGATTGTAGTCGGTTCGTCGTACTGGAACGTGGGTAAGGGGCGGGAGCCGGGTCAGGTTCAGGAGGATCAGGAGGGGGTTAAGACCATGCAGGATTTGGGACGAAATATGTCCTGGCTGCTTGAACGGATGCGCTGATCAGTTGTAACCGTTCAGCTGCACCCCATCTTCGTTCGATCAGCCCTGCTCATATAGCGCTGCTATGGCTCGCAGCTCTACTTGAACGAATCTGGAGCACATCTGTACGGTTACGATGAGGGGCTTTGGGGATGTTTCTTGCCACTGGTGAACGATTACGATCAGTTGCCAATAAAGTTCCAAGAGGGACTTTCTCGGTCAAGCAAGGCGCGGTCATAGGCTTTAAAGAGAGTGATGGCCTCTTGGGCCGAGACCGGGGTGAAGCGGAGGCGGTCAATCTTGTCCATGGGCAAGCTTTGGGCTTTGCCCATGAGTTTGACTGTGCTGATTGATAGCGGAATGGTAAGTGGGGAGTGGTAGCATCGGCGGCAGAGGATGATGCCGTGACTTGCCCTGAATTGAAAGGGACTTCCGCTGCTCTGTAGCTGTTGACAGGAATCACAGACCGTGAGGTTTGGTTGATAGCCCAACCTGTCATAATACTTGACCAGGAAAATCGCCATCGTTTCCATGATGGCTTGACAGCGGCTTAGTTGTCCCAGGACCCAGACCAGCCAGGAAAAGAGTTCTGGATCGTGATCGTTGGCGTGTGTCCAGGACCGGAACAGCTCACATACCAAGGTGGCAGCGGTATAGGCAGAGTAGTTGTGGCGTAACGGAAGGTGGCTGTTGATCAGCTCCGCCTGGTTGATGATGGGCAGGCTGTACTGGTCATTGTAATCGATGTCCAGGAGAGAGAAAAGCTCTAGTTTGTTGACAAAGCGTTTGTAGCTTCGTTTTGCTCCCTTGGCGATACCTGACCATTGACCAATGATCGGGCTATAGAGTGTTACAATTTTGTCTGCCTCGCCGAAGTCGGTGAGGTGGATTACTACGCCTGGGGTTTTTTGAGGGGCCATTCGTGGTCAAGGTCGATGAATGATGATACTCTGTCCCTCTGCCTCCATGATCGGCACATTAATGCCGTTGATGGTGAGCGTGACCCCACGGGTTGTGCTGAGCGTAAGGTCAAAGCCTTTGTCTGCCCTCCATGTTTGCGGACTCCTGGGCGGGCAGACTGATTCTGTTGTTCTCACACTGTCAAGGCTAATGGTCATGGGTAGCTCTTCTGCGCAGGTCAGAACGATTTCGTAAGGAGGGTGTTCAGTGCCTGGCGGTGTCTGGGGCGCTGGGATATCTGCTGCGGGGGGGGGCTGGAGGAGGGGACTCTCAGTGTCAGGGGTGGGTGGGATTATTACTGGAGATACTGGTGAAGATGTGTCGGTGACTGGGGTAATACCGGTGTCTATAGGTGACTCTGAGGTGAGGAACCTGATTCCGAACAGGATGGCGATAAGTGTGGTCGCGATAATGATTCCGGGCCAGAAAGAGGGAGGAGATTTAATTTTTTCCAGAGGAACAACTTCAAAATTCAGGTCTGCCCCCCATTGCTGTTCGTAACGACGGATAGCTTCCTGGGGATCGAGCTTGAGGTGTGACGCATAGATTTTGATGAACCCCCTGGTGAAAACATCGGCGGGGAGCGCTGAACGGTTATCATCTTCAAGTGCGATGATATTTTTGATATCGATCCGGGTTTCGGCGGCAATTTCCGTTAACTCCAGCTCTTGGCTCAGTCGTGCGGCCTTCAGGTAGCACCCAAGTGTCTCGGTTGACGGTTTAGCGGCTTGATTATCCGCATCGTTTGTCGCTGGTTTATTGTTGAACATAATGGCTACAGGTTTTGTTTGATAAAGGCGTTGGCACGCAGTTCGGTAATCCACTTTTTGAACAGTTGCTCGCCTTCTTGTTTGTACAGCTGGGTTTCAATGTCTTTTTTGACTTCCATCAGTGGCGGGGCGCTACCTTGAGCGCTGCCCTGGTCAGATAGCACTTTGAGGATTTGGTATTCAGTCGGTGTTTCGATAATGCCACTTATGTCGCCTGACTTCATGGTCAGGATGGCTTCTTTCATGTACGGAGCGAGTTCGTTTTCTTGGAATATTCCTATATCTCCTCCATCCTCCTTCGATGGCAGGTCAGAAACTGACCGAGCTACATCGCCAAAACTTGCTCCCTCATCAAGTTGTTTTTTCGCAGATTCAGCCGCATTTCGTGCCTCATCCTGTGTTCTTTTGTATTGGTCTCCCCAGAGGAAACCCATCTGCAAGAGGTGGTAGCCGGAGGCACTTCCCGGTAGTGAGGTGTAATTGTCTTTGTAGTACTGGTTGATCTTGTCATCAGTAACCACGACCTTGGAGCGGACCTCATAATTAATCAGACGCGCCTGCAGTATCTGACTTTTAAGTTGTTTGCGATATTGCTCTTCGCTTAACCCTTTGGTGGCGAGGTCTTTTTTAAGGTCATCCATGGTGCCGCGGTTTTCGGACAACATGGTTTCGATGGCTTGGTTGATGTCTTCGTCGCTGATTTTGATGTCGTACTTTGCCGCTTGTTGTTCGATGAGGCGCTGGTCGATTAAATGTGACAAGATATCTTGCTTGAGTTTCTGCATTTCGTGTTGCAGTTGAGCTGTCGGCGCTTGCTTGATGAGGGCCTGAAAGTAAGGTTCACCTTCTTCATTAAGTTCCGACAGGGTAATGATATCGTTGTTGACTACGGCTACTAATCGGTCGGCGATCTCAGCCTTGGCGAGAGATGATTGAAAACCAAAAGAGATGAGCATGAGGATTAATAAGGAGAATAAGCGCATGATTTAATGTTAGGTTAATGTTGTTAATAGGGAATGGGTATTGCGAAAGTTAAGTAGGCTGGGCGGGCAGTCAGGCTGTAACCCAACGCTAATTTGGCGCGCACCGAGTTAAGGGCTATAATATAAATTGATAGAGGTTGGTAGTGACTGACCATCGTCAAACTGTGTAATTTTCTACTCTTTTTACTTACTCCGCTACCGGTGTAAGCGCAATACCTTTTTGTGGGAGTTAGGGAGGGAGTGTTTCTTTGAATCGATTTAAGATTGCGGGTTAGCCAAGGGCAACGTCCAGAATCATCATTACGGTGAATCCTGACATCGTGGCCATGGTGACAATGTCGATATTGGCTTCCCTTCGTTGCGATTCAGGGATCAGTTCTTCCACCACCACAAAGATCATTGCCCCGGCGGCAAAGCATAGGGCATAGGGCAGTATTTCCTGCATCGAAGTGACAAAGAGCGCGCCAACGACTCCGGCAATGGGCTCAACAATACCCGAGGCCTGGCCATAGAGAAAGCTTTTCATCCGACCATGACCTTCTCGGCGAAGAGGCATGGAGACAGCCGCTCCTTCAGGAAAATTTTGCAGTCCAATGCCGATGGCAAGGGCAATGGCGCCACCGATGGTTGCCGAGGGCAGGCCCGCGGCAACGGCTCCGAAGGCCACACCAACGGCCAGACCCTCTGGGATATTATGAAGAGTTATGGCAAGAACCAGTAAGGTGCTGCGTTGCCAGGAAGTCTTGACCCCCTCGCTGTGGTTGATGGCAAGGCCAGGATGGAGGTGTGGGAGGAATACGTCAATAAGTCTCATGAAAATTCCACCGGCCATGAAGCCTAATGCCGCTGTCAGCCAAGGGGTCATTGCCATTTCCTCGGCCATGGCAATGCCCGGCGCTAGTAGAGACCAAAAGCTTGCGGCGATCATCACCCCGGCGGCGAAGCCAAGAAGGCAATCCATTAATTTGTCATTGACCTTGCGGGTGAAAAAAACAAGGGCGGCCCCAAGTGCTGTGATAAACCAGGTGAACAGGGTGGCACAGAGCGCCTGGATGATTGGGTCGAGTTGTTGGAAAGCGGTAATCATGGATTTTGTTATGGTATTCTAGGTGTTTGCTGGACCATTATGAGATTACGAAATAACGGTGCTTACTCGTCTGGGGGGATAAACACAACACCTCTACCAGTCTCATCTCCTCATTAGCTTGATTAGCCAAGTAAGTGCAATATTTTTCTAACCGTCTCGAATATCGATTCTGTTGAGGCGATTGGAGTGGTAATTACTAACCGGCTGTCAGGGGTGATGCGTGCGGTCTTTTTGTGGCGTTCCACGTAGAGTAAAATCCGTTCTGGGGAAAGTGGGGTATTGTTGGCAAAGGAGAAAACCAGGGCGTTGGGAGCTGCTTCCAGTTTGACGATATGTAAGACTTTGAGCATAAGTTTCAATGTGATAACGCCAAAGAGATTGAGGGTGGATGGTGGCAACTGTCCGTATCGATCCGCAAATTCTGCCATCAAATCGTTTGCCTCTTCCTCTGAGCCAATGCTGGCGATCCGGCGATAGGCAATGTAGCGCTGGTCCGGATCGGGGATAAAGCTTTCCGGGATAAAGGCCGAAAGTTTGAGGTTAATTTCCGGGTCGATCTCTGGGGGAGGTGGTTGTCCATCTTCGCCAAACTCCCCACGGCGCTTGAGGTCATCGACTGTTTTTTGGAGCAGGTCGAGGTAGAGGTCGTAGCCCACTGCGGCGATGGTACCGCTCTGGGATTCTCCTAAAATATTGCCGCCACCGCGGATTTGGAGGTCGCTTAAGGCCAGCTTGAAGCCGCCGCCCAGTTCGTTATAGTCCATCAAGGCGCGCAGGCGTTGTTTGGCATCTTTGGAAAGGAGGTCAAGCGATGGGACCAGGAGGTAGGCGTAGGCCTGTTCTTTACTGCGGCCCACTCGGCCTCGAAGTTGATAGATCTCTGCCAGGCCCATGCGGTCCGCACGGTTGATGATGATGGTGTTGGCGTTGGGGATGTCGAGCCCTGATTCGATGATGGTGGTACAGATCAGGACATTGACTTCCTTACGGACAAAGTTGACCATGATCTCTTCCAGATTTTTGCCTGGCATCTGGCCGTGGGCTACGGCAATTTTTGCCTCGGGCACCAGTTTCTGAACCCTGAATGCTAGTTCGTGAATGGAATGGACACGATTGTGGACCAGGAAGACTTGGCCGCCCCGTTGCAACTCGCGGATGACGGCTTCCTTGATCACCAGGTCTGAATATTTGGCGATGAAGGTCTTGACCGATTGGCGGTTAACCGGTGGGGTACTGATCACCGACAGGTCACGG
This Desulfobulbaceae bacterium DNA region includes the following protein-coding sequences:
- a CDS encoding helix-turn-helix domain-containing protein produces the protein MFNNKPATNDADNQAAKPSTETLGCYLKAARLSQELELTEIAAETRIDIKNIIALEDDNRSALPADVFTRGFIKIYASHLKLDPQEAIRRYEQQWGADLNFEVVPLEKIKSPPSFWPGIIIATTLIAILFGIRFLTSESPIDTGITPVTDTSSPVSPVIIPPTPDTESPLLQPPPAADIPAPQTPPGTEHPPYEIVLTCAEELPMTISLDSVRTTESVCPPRSPQTWRADKGFDLTLSTTRGVTLTINGINVPIMEAEGQSIIIHRP
- a CDS encoding ZIP family metal transporter → MITAFQQLDPIIQALCATLFTWFITALGAALVFFTRKVNDKLMDCLLGFAAGVMIAASFWSLLAPGIAMAEEMAMTPWLTAALGFMAGGIFMRLIDVFLPHLHPGLAINHSEGVKTSWQRSTLLVLAITLHNIPEGLAVGVAFGAVAAGLPSATIGGAIALAIGIGLQNFPEGAAVSMPLRREGHGRMKSFLYGQASGIVEPIAGVVGALFVTSMQEILPYALCFAAGAMIFVVVEELIPESQRREANIDIVTMATMSGFTVMMILDVALG
- a CDS encoding flavodoxin family protein, which translates into the protein MKIVAINGSARKGGNTAQLLTMVLEELTKAGHDTELVEMSGHVVQGCIACYQCFEKKNKCCAIKTDMLNDCIDKMLAADAILLGSPTYFADVSANMKGLIERAGMVARANDNMFKRKLGAGVVAVRRGGASHVFSTLNNFFLIGEMIVVGSSYWNVGKGREPGQVQEDQEGVKTMQDLGRNMSWLLERMR
- the recO gene encoding DNA repair protein RecO — protein: MAPQKTPGVVIHLTDFGEADKIVTLYSPIIGQWSGIAKGAKRSYKRFVNKLELFSLLDIDYNDQYSLPIINQAELINSHLPLRHNYSAYTAATLVCELFRSWTHANDHDPELFSWLVWVLGQLSRCQAIMETMAIFLVKYYDRLGYQPNLTVCDSCQQLQSSGSPFQFRASHGIILCRRCYHSPLTIPLSISTVKLMGKAQSLPMDKIDRLRFTPVSAQEAITLFKAYDRALLDRESPSWNFIGN
- a CDS encoding intradiol ring-cleavage dioxygenase, whose amino-acid sequence is MTKSFLFRLIVSFLAGVGLVSCDLPPPVTENCEPTPFDEIGPFYRSGAPVRDAVGKGYLLKGRVLSTSGCRPLPGSRIEFWLVNPRGEYDDAHRATVFADANGQYRFESGRPVEYVNRKPHIHLLVKAAGHEELITQHYIRAGEGQAEFDLVLAPLP